TGTGCATGatttaaagtgacagtgcatAATGTTAAGAGCCACAGTTCCTGTGTGTTGAataactgttcctgaatcgtgttgTGCGCGTGTGAATTGTCCCGAGTCTCTTGCAGGACAGTAAAAAGTGACCGTGCAGGATGACAAGTGACAGTGCAGTCAAGTACTTCCATACCAAACTCATCCTATAAGATTTCTGTATTTATCACATACACAGTTCTAcaagtacaacatgcagtgaagtAAAGTTCAGCAGGACTTGTCTGAGGTTGACTTTGTCCAAAATGTCTTAACACAGTAAACCCTACACCAAATATCAGAGTGGGCACAGTGCAGTCAGACAGGTTACAATTTCCCAGCATCCTTTACACCCAGAAGTGGATTTCAAGTCCCCATACACCTCTCCCCGACTAGACCTTAGTCAAGTTATAGAATTTCATAGTTTAAGCTGATCTAACATGCCAGGGTAGGCGATTTGCCCAGGGGATGTCCCCCGAAGGCTCGTTCTGGCTGGACAGTAGAAGTTTGGTGAGATGACTGGTGTCCACTGAAGCAAGGTCAGTTCTGGTGATATTTTGCTTACCAACGAGACGAGGAGCCAAAAATACTACTTACCATTTGACCGTCCCTGAGCTGTAAATCCAAATCAGAATCACGTTTATTAATCAGCAATAAGTAAAAAGTCACCGTTACCCATGTACTCTGTAGGCCAGGTAGAAATGATTCTTTATTGGTTCTGTGGGTCTATTTCAGACCTCTGGTACCAGCTGACGTTGCCCCCTGAGTTCGACAAGTCCAGAAAATACCCTCTTCTTATTGATGTGTAAGCTACCAGCAGAAAcctgtaaaatgaaatgttcataaatAGAGATATTTGCTAGATTAATATGAGAATCATTTTTTCTCAGCTACGCTGGGCCTTGCAGCCAGAAGTCGGACTTTCGCTTCAGGGTGAACTGGGCCTCTTACTTGTCCAGCACGGAGAAGGTCGTCGTTGCCAGCTTCGATGGCCGGGGAAGTGGTTACCAGGGCGACCAGATAATGCACTCAATCTACCAACGCCTGGGAACCTATGAGGTGGAAGATCAGATAACAGCAGCCAGGTGAGACCCTGACTGGCACAAAGGCATGAAAACCGGCGCTACCGTGATGATGGGTGGGCCAAATCATCTTCACTGCCGCACTGGTGCCCTCTACGGTTGGATGTGCTGCACTGCGGTCTTCTGTGTGTAAAAAACGGTGCATTTCCGCGCAGAAAGTTCATCGATCTGGGCTACATCGACAAAGAGAGGATCGCCATTTGGGGCTGGGTGAGTAGTGGCCAGCCAGCCTGGTGCTGATCAGAGGAGGATCCAGTAATAATGCACGTCATTTACAGTCCTACGGCGGCTACGTCACTTCCATGGCTCTGGGCGCCGGGAGCGGCGTGTTTAAATGCGGAATGGCCGTTGCCCCGGTCTCAAAATGGGAGTATTATGGTATGTAGAGTAACTCCGGCACCTCTGGGAACGCGTTCTGTGTTCTAGATCCGCCATACTGAGCCTCTGCTTCCCCCGTCAGACTCCATCTACACCGAGCGCTACATGCGACAGCCATTCGAGAACCGAGGATCCTACGACGTAGGTGATCGATCGATCGATCGATCGGTTGGTTGTTCTGATCCTGATTCTCATTCTGGAAATATTCCCACTTTTCTCCACGTCAGAACTCAACCGTAACAGGAAGAGCAAAGAATTTCTCGTCCGTGCAGTACCTGCTGGTCCACGGAACAGCAGATGGTAAAGACGGCCACGTCCACCTGACTACAACGCAATGTCTGGAAGAGTCCACTCTTCAGTCAACAAATTAGCTGCTTTTTGCTTAAGTAGCCCTAATTGGGCAACAAGGCCGAGAGCAAACAAGTAATGGTCGTTGCGGAGACCACCGGGGGACTAACGCCAGATCTGCTCTTTCAGACAACGTCCATTTCCAGCAGGCGGCGCAGATCTCCAGAGCTCTGGTTGAGGAACAGGTTGACTTCGAGTCCATGGTAAGAGGAGATGAGAGACCctcgtctgttttttttaaactggtaATGAcgccctgtcctgtcctgtcctcctctgTCCTGTTTCAGTGGTACACCGACAAAGACCACGGCCTGGGCGGCTCAGCCAACCATCATGTCTACACCCACATGAGCCACTTCCTGCTGAAGTGCTTCAGTTAAATCACATTCAGCTCTTTATTCTGTACAAAATGGCACTTTTTATACCACGTGGCCTCGTGTCCTAATTTGAATTTGTCCACAGTTGCTTTTGGCGAAATGAATTGCAGACTGTGAACATTTCAGCTGTATAAAAATGTCCTCTTATACatttaaatggaataaaatagtGAGCTACGTGAGTCCCGCAGTCCCAGTCTTTCGATCCGTTTGGTGTGGAATATAATGGTTTCGTGTCGTATGTAAGGACTGACATTTCGTAGCTCTGCCGGAAGTAAAAGTTCCTGATTCGGAACTCCACGCCGCTGTTTTTCCTTCAGAGCGGCATCTCTTATCTCCACCTGATGTTGCCACATCTTCAGACCAAATTTATCCATCCAGCCGGTGTAATGGGTTGAAAGtaacgtgtgtgagtgtgagtgtgtgtgtgtgtgtgtgtgtgttctgcggGTGACATGCCCACCCGCCCTGGTTATAAAAGACGCAGGAGTCCAGCAGTAGACCAGGAACCTGCGTTGGACGGAGACGATCACAGACGCCTCCCTGCCGGTCTTCAGTCCAACGGGAACCTTGGTGAGTCTCCGCTCCCCCTGGACTGCAGCAGGAAGACGTGGTAACGTTCTCACGTCAGCTGTGTCTCCAGCTCTCGCCATGACAGGCTTCCACAGCCTCACCGGGCTCCTGCTCCTCGTCCTTCTGCAGAGCAGCAGACAGGTTCCAGTGCTACCGGATGAGGGAGACGTCAGGTAAACCTCTGCACTCCTCTCACACGTCCAGAGCTGAGAACTTTTCATTTGAATGGATGGTCCACGTGGAGACCAACACGGAAGGTTATTTCATGTCACTTATTTACGGTGAGCAGCACAGAGCCACAGGCCGTCCCCCACATGAAGAGACATTCAGAAGGAACCTTCTCCAACGACTACAGCAAATACCTGGAGAACAGGAGAGCGCAGGACTTTGTGCAGTGGCTGATGAATTCTAATAGAGGGTGAGTGATGGTTTCTTCCAGGACGAGAGACACTTCAGATCAGACCAAATGGCTTACGTGTGAGAGACAGGCTCGTTTACATGGCTGTCCTGGACGTTTGGAAGCGGGCTCCATTTTCAAATGACTATGTGTGGGAATTGTGGAGCGTCGCATTGCCCCATTATCCCATCTTGACCAATAATCTTATAAGACTGGCTGAATATTTTGTCAAAATGCCGGCGAATGTCCATCGTCGTGACATGTCCTTTCCATTCCAGCGAGCCATCAAGGCGACACGCAGATGGCACCTTTACCAGCGACGTCAGCTCCTACCTGCAAGACCAGGCGGCCAAGGACTTCATCTCCTGGCTGAAAACGGGAGCCGCCAAAAAAGAGTAGGCCCCTCCCCCTGCCACGCCCACGTCCACGCCCACACGCACCCAGCACCAGCCTGTAAGGCCGATCCTGCAGGAACCCGAGCGAGATGAATTGGTCCTGTGATGTTGTGCTAATAAAAGGCCCTGATTGAAGCCGTGTTCATTTGTATCTGCCGCTTTCTAcacacatttctacacacacatcTGCTTTCTACACACACCTCTACACACTGTTCACGTCTTCCTTCTGCATATCATTACCATCATTATTCAGGCCTGTAGAGCTGAGACGGGACAGCGCGGTGCGCCGAAGGCATGTAGATGGGAGCTTCACCAGTGACGTGAACCAGGTTCTAGATAGCATTGCTGCAAAGCAGTACTTACTGTGGGTCATGAACTCGAAACCTCCACAGACGAGGTAATAACCGTGGCGTGGAGGAGCCGCTCCGTCTTCTCCACCGCGGTACTGACGCAGCTCTTCTCTCTTCTGTTTCAGTAACAAGCGAGATGGGGATCAATGAGAAGACCGGTGTGAGTCGGCCGTATTCTGCTCAAAAGCCATACTGCTCAGCACAGCCCATGTTAAAGCCCATAgccatcttctttttttttttacctcaagcACTGTGTTCTGAAAGCAAAATGACATTAAGAATCATGTACTGACTTGAAAAAAATACGGATATTTTTCTACAGATTGCTTGTTTTTCTATATTtgtaacttaaaaaaatactcagGTTCAAATTTTGGTCCATTGACAGATTTCGTGCTGTGCAAAATAAACTGCTGTTCCTCTGAATACTGAAGTGTGTCATGAAACTCTGAGGCGAATAATTCAGTCTTGTGTGTTCCAATAGCAAGTTCAAACTATCCAACAGGTGGCGCTGCTGCATCAAAGAAATCCTACTAATAATCAGTAGACCTTATTTCTAGTGGAGGTAATGAATGTCTCATCACTGTGAGAAGGACCTCAGTAGATACAtccagattgacaaagttctgtggatgcagaatgaaacgtctctacattaaagaaagaaagtccagttgccgcgactcaactttcagacaaattcacctggatggcTGAGAATCTACCTCCAGCCTGACATCCACACAGCGGGATGGACGAAGACGTGCTCTGGACCGACAGGCCTGTAGAGACGCCCCTGCGGTGACGTACAGATCATCGATTATCTGCCCCCGCAGATAACTAATGATTATTAATAGGATGGTAGTATCTTTGTGGTATAGACACcagcctataaaccagaagcgcacagagtcccaggttcaaaccccacttactactatcgtgtccctgagcaggacatttaaccctgagtgtctccggggggggactgtccctgtaactactgactgtaagtcgctctggatagaggggtctggtaaatgctgtaaatgtaatgattcgCTCGACTGTCATGCATACAGTGACCACTAGAGGTCGCCACCTGCATATGTCCTGTTCCGTTAGCGTGACGTGTCAGTTTCTCAGCATCATCGTCTTCATAAACCTGAGACACAGGCCACGGTTTCTGATAAGGAGCACGGCTATTGGACAGTCCTGCCTTTTGTCTTAAGCGTTTCTGCTCGGAAGTCCGTGCCCAGACTCGTCACCGTGAGGCGTGGCCGCGCTGTGGGTGGTTTCGAATGTTCCTAAAGCCCGGCCAAGTAAActacggtacaggccaaaaaactggacaccttctcattcaacgcattttcttcattttcatgaccatttacgttggtagattctcactgaaggcatcaaaactatgaatgaacacatgtggagttcttaacaaaaaaaggtgaaataagtgaaaacatgttttatattctagtttctttgctctgattactgctttacacactcttggcgttctctcgatgagcttcaagaggtcgtcacctgaaatgcttctccaacagtcttgaaggagttcccagaggtgtttagcacttgttggggtccagctcaccccaaaccatctggattccACTGgattccaggtctccactttttgttaagtccagaactccacaagtgttcattcatagttttgatgccttcagtgagaatctaccaatgtaaatggtcatgaaaataaagaaaacacatagaatgagaaggtgtccacacttttgtCCCTACATGAGGAATAAAACTcacacatttgaataaatgtttaattcattttattaacttTCACATTTAGTTATTTGAAAAgatcacaataatacattttgttaatttgaAATGAGGAAAGAATGATTAGAAATGAATACTGATTAAAAGGAACATTGGCATTGCTCAGAATTCATGAGGAATTGAGGCTCCCCAGCCTGCTTATATATCACATTTACAGTAGAGTAATCATAAGACTTTATACACAGACAAAATACATCATGGAATGTACAAATATACCAAATCTGACCATTGAACATGATATAATGCCCactaatgaaattattattgcatCTCTTATATGCACAGTTATGGAACAGGGTTCGTTCCAGACAGGAACCTCTCAGAAGTCAAGCATGCGCTTCAAGACGAGAGTCCACCACCAACACTCAGCTACGAGATGGACGGAATGATATGTGAGCGCAGATCTCctctttaaataaattaaatggacATGTGCATgtccactatatatatatatatgtatgtatgtatgtgtgtatgtgtgtgtgcatgtgtgtttgaccTCCCTGTAAAAAACACACTTACTTATTCGTATACACGTATACATATAACTACACTTTATATGAACGGAACGGGCAGTACGAGGTCAGTACTAGTGGTTCAGACtggagaataaaataaaaaacaacatgtaCGGCAGGTCCAAGCACCTTATAACTCCAGAACGTATATTATTCCATCATTATTTGATCTTTTTGTACAACACTTCTAAAAAATTAACTGCTATTTGACAATAATccttctgactaaaatatggcTGAGACTGTTTTCCATGTAGGTTGGCAAACGTATTTTCAGTTAAAATAAActagtttttaaaaagtaactgGAGATTTTGCAAGATACAACATTGTTCCAAAAGGATATTAATCTACAGtcaaaaatacaaaaccatACAAAATACGTACTATTCTGAGTAAAGCAAAAAGTTGTTTAAAGATGTAATATTCAACTATTAATCTGAAGAATTACTTCCTTTCTCTAACCGCCAGCCGCAGCTggtatgacacacacacacacacacacacacacacacaagacactcacacacacacacacacacacacacacacacacacacacacacacacacacacacacagagacagttAAACTGGTACAACAACACAAACGCAGGTGCAAATTTAGCAAATTTGCAGACACGGACACGATTAAAAGTGACTGGAATGTggcacagagtgtgtgtgtgtgtgtgtgtgtgtgtgtgacaggagaATCGTCACAAACTGGTCTCTCTGTCCAGGCTCTTCTCCACGTCTCTCCTCCGCTCGCACCCTTTGCTTCCTGCTCCAGGAAAGCTGCACAGGGAGAGACGCCGGTTAGATCTGGGCGGTGCCGCGGCCgcggtgtgtgtttggtgctgatgCAGGTCAGTTCATGATGATGCTGGAGAAGATGGGCGTGTctctggcgtgtgtgtgtgtgtgtgtgtgtcaccactTCAGACCGTGAAATGATGGAGATGATGGAGATGCAACCATGCAGAGATCAGCCATTAGAAAGCCACATTTGGGAAACGGGAAACATCTCTTGCTTTTTCATTCTCTCCTGTCATGCACATGTCAGCTTTGGTCAGAACAACGTCCAGAAGCAAAGCGGCAGcacacactcctcctcctcagggGCCGTGtgcaaacatgcagacagaacGAAGAATAAAGAGATGAGGGGAGGTTAGGTGGGTCTTACCTTTGGGAAGTCAACTTCTGGGTGGAAAGGAAAAGGAGTTCATGTGCAGGATGGAATGAGAGATTAAAGAAGAAGATGTGAGCTTCTGGAGGAAGCCCCAAAACTCTCATAGCAACAGAAAAGACACAGAATCAGGGACATGTCCAATCAAAGAAATCAAAAACTAAAAAGGACCGAGTGGCTCCACTACACAAACCATCGTTCTTTTGGTCAGACATGGTTCCTGAACCAGGGCCATATTTTCCTGGTGCTACATGAAACATCTGGAGGGTTCACAGAATTAACCAGGTGGAAACAGGAAGTAGGTGCTAGTCGCAGTGCCCTACTTCCCTTGTACAGGAACGCGggaccacggccactaccaacaccaacatgcaggttaccgGCGCTTGACCTTGAACGAACGCGACCTACATGCCGCTTCCTATAGTGCCGGGAAAATATGGGCCACAGACGCGGACAGATTTATACAAGCAGACATCAGATACTGAGAACTTTC
This genomic stretch from Denticeps clupeoides chromosome 5, fDenClu1.1, whole genome shotgun sequence harbors:
- the LOC114790108 gene encoding glucagon-2-like, with the protein product MPTRPGYKRRRSPAVDQEPALDGDDHRRLPAGLQSNGNLALAMTGFHSLTGLLLLVLLQSSRQVPVLPDEGDVSTEPQAVPHMKRHSEGTFSNDYSKYLENRRAQDFVQWLMNSNRGEPSRRHADGTFTSDVSSYLQDQAAKDFISWLKTGAAKKEPVELRRDSAVRRRHVDGSFTSDVNQVLDSIAAKQYLLWVMNSKPPQTSNKRDGDQ